In Spodoptera frugiperda isolate SF20-4 chromosome 28, AGI-APGP_CSIRO_Sfru_2.0, whole genome shotgun sequence, one genomic interval encodes:
- the LOC118263744 gene encoding uncharacterized protein LOC118263744 yields MSPNQVVIVTNLIKLQKAVCLLLPLQTRKLTTILPERKVMANVLTTISSLTLADPSFDTPNKIDLLLGAEVYGQILLEGLIRGSPGQLIAQNTRLGWILSGQVGEINQSETCHNTVVTLHSTLTDENTLLKQFWELEAEPKGVSDKVYLTPEEQRCEEIFKGTTKRDESGRYIVHMPFRSSDPACKYGGSKDIALKRFLTLEKRFLRNPEFKAQYSAVINEYIALNHMDIVQDRDKEGCVYLPHHAVIRNEKSTTKVRIVFDASCVGSNGVSLNHDLMVGPPLQPELRHIIMRWRCEPICLVADIVKMYRQIRVCNDHTDFQRILWRENPDDEIQVLRHLRVTFGTSSAPYLAVRSLQQLAQDEGAEFPLAKNRVLSDFYMDDLMTGCQTIEEGVEIYKQISELLKRGGFQLQKWASNNKELYRLIEDGQQIPQTQGNMELKTDAISKILGLTWDKDNDEFVYTIQLNELDLPVTKRKVISDIARLFDPLGWLAPIIITAKVFIQRIWMTGIEWDAELPAPLLKEWLDFRKNLCNLVKFRLPRWINSSKENRVLELHGFSDASNVAYAAVVYVRIIDREGQIHTTLVTSKTRVAPVKQRLTRELCMAGRN; encoded by the exons ATGTCTCCAAATCAGGTGGTGATAGTAACAAACCTGATCAAGTTGCAGAAAGCAGTGTGTCTGCTGTTGCCACTTCAAACCAGA aaattgacGACTATTTTACCGGAAAGGAAAGTTATGGCAAACGTTTTGACTACAATCTCGTCTTTGACTTTAGCAGATCCTTCGTTCGATACTCCGAACAAGATTGATTTGCTTTTAGGTGCTGAAGTTTATGGCCAGATTTTGTTAGAAGGTTTAATCAGAGGTTCACCTGGTCAACTCATCGCACAAAATACAAGACTAGGATGGATCTTGTCTGGTCAAGTAGGTGAAATCAATCAAAGCGAGACATGCCACAATACAGTCGTCACATTGCATTCTACTCTCACAGATGAGAATACACTCCTCAAACAATTCTGGGAACTAGAAGCTGAACCCAAAGGCGTTAGCGACAAGGTCTACTTGACCCCAGAAGAACAAAGGTGTGAAGAGATATTTAAGGGCACGACCAAACGAGAtgaatctggtcgctatattgTGCATATGCCCTTCAGGTCAAGCGATCCTGCTTGTAAATATGGTGGATCAAAAGACATTGCTCTTAAACGCTTTTTAACCTTAGAAAAGCGATTTCTAAGGAATCCAGAGTTCAAGGCTCAGTATTCAGCTGTTATCAATGAATATATAGCTCTTAATCATATGGATATAGTACAAGATAGGGATAAAGAAGGTTGTGTGTACCTACCTCATCATGCCGTCATCCGTAATGAAAAAAGTACAACAAAGGTGCGCATCGTGTTTGATGCATCATGTGTAGGTAGCAACGGGGTATCTCTTAATCACGATTTAATGGTGGGTCCTCCTCTACAACCTGAACTTCGTCATATTATCATGCGGTGGCGTTGTGAACCTATCTGTCTGGTCGCGGACATCGTCAAGATGTATCGACAGATTAGGGTGTGCAATGATCACACAGATTTTCAGCGCATATTGTGGCGTGAGAATCCAGATGACGAAATTCAGGTGTTACGTCATTTGCGAGTAACGTTCGGAACATCATCGGCGCCTTACCTGGCGGTAAGATCATTGCAGCAGTTAGCTCAGGACGAAGGCGCTGAATTTCCTTTAGCAAAGAACCGCGTTCTTTCAGACTTCTACATGGATGACCTTATGACGGGCTGTCAAACCATAGAAGAAGGTGTAGAGATATACAAGCAGATATCGGAGCTACTTAAACGTGGAGGGTTTCAGCTCCAAAAGTGGGCTAGTAATAACAAAGAATTATATAGATTAATTGAAGACGGTCAACAAATACCACAAACACAAGGGAACATGGAACTAAAAACGGAtgcaatttcaaaaatattaggtTTAACGTGGGACAAAGACAATGACGAGTTCGTTTATACTATTCAGCTTAATGAGCTAGATTTGCCAGTTACGAAGCGTAAGGTTATTTCGGACATAGCGCGACTATTCGATCCCCTCGGATGGTTAGCACCGATAATCATCACTGCGAAGGTGTTCATTCAACGAATATGGATGACTGGGATCGAATGGGACGCAGAACTACCTGCACCATTGCTAAAAGAGTGGCTTGACTTTCGGAAGAACCTTTGTAACCTTGTTAAGTTTCGTCTGCCTCGTTGGATCAACTCTAGCAAAGAGAACAGGGTTCTAGAATTGCATGGCTTTTCAGACGCATCCAATGTAGCATACGCCGCGGTGGTATACGTTCGCATCATTGATAGAGAAGGACAAATTCATACAACCTTGGTGACTTCAAAAACCAGGGTTGCTCCTGTTAAGCAG AGGCTCACGAGAGAACTTTGCATGGCGGGCCGCAATTGA